In the Clostridium beijerinckii genome, one interval contains:
- a CDS encoding HNH endonuclease, translating to MSLCEICNAEADIHHIVHRSEGGFDIELNYKYLCPSHHRGKYGPHQSKEVDYRYKLDLQNKLYDMLKKDYYSFKELALELNIPRNTLKRITRNLKLYKEGYKKSEVIFKIMGEKFYSEEMIVNLTLDKLIEDNY from the coding sequence TTGTCTTTATGTGAAATATGTAATGCCGAAGCTGATATACATCATATTGTTCACAGAAGTGAAGGTGGCTTTGATATAGAACTAAATTATAAATATTTATGTCCTTCCCATCATAGAGGAAAATATGGTCCCCACCAATCCAAAGAAGTTGATTATAGATATAAGTTAGATCTTCAAAATAAATTATATGATATGCTAAAAAAAGATTATTATTCTTTTAAGGAGCTAGCATTAGAATTAAATATACCAAGAAACACTCTTAAAAGAATTACAAGAAATTTAAAGCTTTATAAAGAAGGTTATAAAAAATCAGAAGTAATATTTAAAATAATGGGTGAAAAATTTTACTCTGAAGAAATGATTGTCAACTTAACTTTAGACAAATTAATTGAAGACAATTATTAA
- the ispF gene encoding 2-C-methyl-D-erythritol 2,4-cyclodiphosphate synthase: MRIGLGYDVHRLVENRKLILGGVEIPYEKGLLGHSDADVLIHAIIDSLLGACALGDIGKHFPDTDNRFSGISSIILLEETGKLLLKSGYAINNIDATIIAQKPKMLPHIENMRKNISIALNIDINKINIKATTEEGLGFTGEMLGISSQSISSVESINF, encoded by the coding sequence ATGAGAATTGGATTAGGATATGATGTTCATAGATTAGTTGAAAATAGAAAATTAATTTTAGGGGGAGTAGAAATTCCATATGAGAAGGGGCTACTAGGTCATTCCGATGCGGATGTTCTTATCCACGCTATAATAGACTCTTTATTGGGCGCTTGTGCTCTTGGGGATATAGGAAAACATTTCCCTGATACAGACAATAGATTTAGTGGCATATCTAGTATCATACTTCTTGAAGAAACAGGTAAATTGCTTCTTAAGTCCGGCTATGCCATAAACAACATAGACGCTACAATAATAGCTCAAAAACCAAAAATGCTGCCTCATATTGAGAATATGAGAAAGAACATTTCAATTGCTCTGAATATAGATATTAATAAAATAAATATTAAGGCTACTACTGAAGAAGGCCTTGGCTTTACTGGTGAGATGCTTGGAATTTCTTCTCAAAGCATATCTTCTGTTGAAAGTATAAACTTTTAG
- a CDS encoding anti-sigma factor domain-containing protein — MENLGFSKDKYVFSSMPSMFLIGDTAEDIRKKQISLFINELSSYNVLLKDLVNFPIKEADRNIALNIAYYIASDEDLLRIINEKRALPIAKISKLTRIKSEIINKLRDYIIAYCIIITNSNYKFIQDYLRIKLKEDNQVASISSKNQQLYKGIVIKAFKSSAYILTSKGEFLKIKTSNRSKVGDVCEGKEKKGIRGYKIHISILLFILILIGSGITIEYRTTQSIIVIETTSNIKIHINKFHKVIYAYSPTDKGKELIGNIDVLNKDVDDAISEIFEYALDNEMLDLSRKTLITINGQALKYGELTKTNKFIYEHNIPIAINNAGNQQKLPKYSTEDSKEEKK; from the coding sequence ATGGAGAATTTGGGCTTTAGTAAAGACAAATATGTATTTTCATCCATGCCGTCAATGTTCTTAATAGGAGATACTGCGGAGGATATTAGAAAAAAACAGATATCTTTATTTATAAATGAATTAAGCTCATATAATGTTTTACTTAAAGATTTAGTAAACTTTCCGATTAAAGAAGCTGACAGAAATATAGCTTTAAATATAGCTTATTATATAGCTAGTGATGAGGATTTACTAAGAATAATCAATGAAAAAAGAGCTTTACCTATAGCTAAAATAAGTAAGTTAACTAGGATAAAATCTGAGATTATAAATAAACTTAGGGACTACATAATAGCTTATTGCATTATAATAACTAATTCAAATTATAAATTTATTCAAGATTATCTAAGAATAAAATTAAAAGAAGATAATCAAGTTGCAAGCATTTCAAGTAAAAATCAACAACTATATAAAGGGATAGTAATAAAAGCTTTTAAAAGTTCAGCATATATATTAACTTCAAAAGGAGAATTTTTAAAGATAAAGACTTCTAATAGATCAAAGGTTGGAGATGTATGTGAAGGAAAAGAAAAGAAAGGGATTAGGGGGTACAAAATACATATATCAATATTACTATTTATTTTAATATTGATTGGTAGTGGTATAACTATTGAATATAGGACAACACAAAGCATAATAGTTATAGAAACAACTTCTAATATAAAGATTCATATTAATAAGTTTCACAAAGTTATATATGCCTATTCGCCTACAGATAAAGGAAAAGAACTTATAGGAAATATTGATGTTTTGAACAAGGATGTTGATGATGCTATATCGGAGATATTTGAATACGCATTGGATAATGAAATGTTAGATTTAAGTAGGAAAACATTAATAACAATTAATGGACAAGCTTTAAAATATGGAGAGCTTACTAAAACAAATAAATTTATATACGAACATAATATACCTATAGCTATAAATAATGCAGGAAATCAACAAAAACTACCTAAATACTCAACTGAAGATAGCAAGGAAGAAAAAAAATAA
- a CDS encoding polysaccharide deacetylase family protein translates to MLKGTLPPRNISYKRFFKNKTSLSILIFSLLFVMFSIYLILHNISYKNSIASNHSSDNTSIDENHVESKNGLEKDPSNIEQNTIQNERSFNGSNLITDNRGVPVLYYHSVRETAENEVTITPENLRMQLEYIKNQGYITLTLDELKNYLLNNSPIPEKSIVITFDDGYMDNYYNAFPILKNLNMVATIFCITSDLDGSYYLSKEAIKEMSDYGIDIESHTVSHPKLNQLPYDKQLNELKESKETLESITGKKIEAIAYPFGDFNDDSVTAAKNSGYTLAFTTKRGLSDRDDNILKLDRIYISSKYDMNTFKEVLAQTKK, encoded by the coding sequence ATGTTAAAAGGAACTTTACCACCAAGAAACATTTCTTACAAAAGATTTTTCAAAAATAAAACTTCCTTAAGTATTTTGATATTTAGCTTATTGTTTGTAATGTTTTCTATTTACCTAATACTACATAATATATCTTATAAAAATTCTATAGCTTCTAATCATAGTTCTGATAATACAAGTATTGATGAAAATCATGTTGAATCTAAAAATGGATTAGAAAAGGATCCTTCCAACATAGAACAAAACACAATTCAAAACGAAAGATCCTTTAATGGCTCAAACTTAATTACTGACAATAGAGGAGTTCCCGTATTATATTACCATTCCGTGAGAGAAACAGCTGAAAATGAGGTTACAATAACTCCAGAAAATCTTCGGATGCAGCTTGAGTACATAAAAAATCAGGGTTATATAACATTAACTTTAGATGAACTAAAAAACTACTTATTAAACAATTCTCCAATTCCTGAGAAGAGCATAGTTATTACTTTTGATGATGGCTATATGGATAATTACTACAATGCTTTTCCAATTTTGAAAAATCTAAATATGGTAGCAACAATATTTTGTATAACATCAGATCTAGATGGTTCCTATTATTTATCAAAAGAGGCTATAAAAGAAATGTCTGATTACGGAATAGATATAGAAAGCCATACTGTTAGCCATCCCAAACTTAATCAACTTCCATATGATAAGCAATTAAATGAATTGAAGGAATCAAAAGAAACTTTGGAATCAATAACAGGAAAAAAAATTGAAGCTATTGCCTATCCATTCGGAGATTTTAATGATGATAGTGTTACCGCAGCTAAAAATTCAGGTTATACGTTAGCATTTACTACTAAGAGAGGACTCTCAGATAGAGATGATAATATTCTTAAACTTGATAGAATTTATATTAGCTCAAAATATGATATGAATACTTTTAAGGAAGTTTTAGCACAAACTAAAAAATAA
- a CDS encoding DUF3298 and DUF4163 domain-containing protein, translating into MGIIANITGLLIVSSMLSTACPQEMFITNKMQSESKIKIVDKSITKNLNYLKLDINMPQLVGENDEKRINLINNVINQDILPRAEESEKTAKEYFGEKGQETPRFPYEIYSRYTTSEDNNQILSLYNDYYEFLGGAHGMTTRTSYTIDKKKEALLTLKELFSEGYNYSDIINKEIENQIKENPENYFDSGNVFKGISENQSFYIRDDNLVIYYQLYDIAPYVFGIPEFKIPLKLFDKDFVYYKNWDSGSKK; encoded by the coding sequence ATGGGTATTATAGCTAATATAACAGGGCTATTAATAGTAAGTTCAATGTTATCCACTGCTTGTCCACAGGAAATGTTTATAACTAATAAAATGCAAAGTGAAAGCAAAATTAAAATTGTGGATAAATCTATAACTAAAAATCTAAATTACTTAAAATTAGACATAAATATGCCTCAATTAGTAGGTGAAAATGATGAAAAAAGAATAAATTTGATAAATAATGTAATTAATCAAGATATTTTGCCAAGAGCTGAGGAGTCTGAAAAAACAGCGAAAGAATACTTCGGAGAAAAGGGACAAGAAACCCCAAGATTTCCATATGAAATTTATTCAAGATATACAACCTCAGAAGATAATAATCAAATTCTTAGCCTATATAATGACTATTATGAGTTTCTTGGTGGAGCTCATGGTATGACAACAAGGACTTCATATACAATAGATAAGAAGAAAGAAGCGCTGCTAACTTTAAAGGAATTATTCAGTGAAGGATATAATTATTCTGACATAATAAATAAAGAAATAGAAAATCAAATAAAAGAGAATCCAGAAAATTATTTTGATTCAGGTAATGTATTTAAGGGCATTAGTGAAAATCAAAGTTTTTATATAAGAGACGATAACCTAGTAATATACTACCAGCTGTATGATATAGCGCCATATGTATTTGGAATCCCTGAATTTAAAATTCCTCTAAAACTATTTGATAAGGATTTTGTTTATTATAAAAATTGGGATTCGGGAAGTAAGAAGTAG
- the hydE gene encoding [FeFe] hydrogenase H-cluster radical SAM maturase HydE — translation MNKIIEKAKITHDLNKDEILELLQNDDINEELFKAADEVRQKYLGDYVHLRGLIEFTNICKRNCLYCGLRRDNKNLERYRLTEEEILDFAKKAVSYGYKTLVLQGGEDDYFTKERMTNIVKEIKKLNVALTLSLGEKTYEEYKAFKEAGADRYLIRIETTDKKLYEDMDPNMSFEERLNCLKNLRDLGYEVGSGILVGLPNQTLESIASDILFFKEINADMIGIGPFIPNEDTPLKDAQGGNLTLALKVMALTRLILPDINIPATTAMESLTPNGRIVALQSGANVVMPNVTEGEYRKLYALYPGKICTGDTPAHCRGCITGKVTGIGRIISDGYGFRGNQNTSAYNN, via the coding sequence ATGAATAAAATTATTGAAAAAGCTAAAATTACACATGACTTAAATAAAGATGAAATACTTGAATTACTACAAAACGATGATATAAATGAAGAACTATTTAAAGCTGCTGATGAAGTACGTCAAAAATACTTAGGAGATTATGTTCATTTAAGAGGGCTCATAGAATTCACAAATATTTGCAAAAGAAATTGCCTTTATTGTGGTTTACGCAGAGACAATAAAAATCTTGAAAGATATAGATTAACTGAAGAAGAAATTCTAGACTTTGCTAAAAAGGCTGTTAGTTATGGCTATAAAACACTTGTGCTTCAAGGTGGAGAAGATGATTATTTTACTAAAGAAAGAATGACAAACATAGTAAAAGAGATAAAGAAATTAAACGTCGCTTTAACCTTAAGCTTAGGTGAAAAAACTTATGAGGAATATAAAGCATTTAAAGAAGCTGGAGCTGATAGATATTTAATAAGAATTGAAACTACTGATAAGAAACTTTATGAAGATATGGATCCTAACATGAGTTTCGAGGAAAGATTGAATTGTTTAAAGAATTTAAGAGACTTAGGATATGAAGTTGGAAGTGGCATTCTTGTTGGTCTACCAAATCAAACATTAGAATCTATCGCTAGTGATATACTTTTCTTTAAAGAAATTAATGCAGATATGATTGGTATAGGTCCATTTATACCAAATGAAGATACACCTTTAAAGGATGCTCAAGGTGGAAATCTTACTTTAGCATTAAAGGTCATGGCTTTAACTAGATTAATACTTCCTGATATAAATATTCCTGCAACAACTGCAATGGAATCTTTAACTCCAAACGGAAGAATAGTTGCACTTCAAAGCGGTGCTAATGTTGTAATGCCTAACGTTACTGAAGGTGAATATAGAAAGCTTTATGCATTATATCCAGGTAAAATATGTACAGGCGATACACCTGCACACTGCAGAGGATGCATAACTGGTAAGGTAACTGGAATAGGCAGAATAATTTCAGATGGTTATGGATTTAGAGGAAATCAAAACACTAGTGCCTATAATAATTAA
- the adhE gene encoding bifunctional acetaldehyde-CoA/alcohol dehydrogenase has translation MRVTNPEELTKRMEQIREAQREFAKFSQEDVDEIFRQAAMAANDARITLAKMAVEESGMGIVEDKVIKNHFAAEYIYNQYKDTKTCGVIERDEMFGITHIAEPIGVIAAIVPTTNPTSTAIFKTLIALKTRNGIIISPHPRAKNSTIAAAKIVLEAAERAGAPKGIIGWIDEPSIELSRNVMAESDIILATGGPGMVRAAYSSGKPAIGVGAGNTPAIIDDTAHIKMVVNSILLSKTFDNGVVCASEQSIIAMESVYDEVLKELDERGAYILRGEEIDKVRSIILDSKGSLNSEIVGQSAYKIAKMAGVEISEAAKVLIGEVESPELEEPFSHEKLSPILGMYKAKTFDDALRLASRMIELGGFGHTSILYTNQMESVDRIEKFGVAMKTARTLINMPAPQGAIGDIYNFKLAPSLTLGCGSWGGNSISENVGPKHLINVKRIAERRENILWFRVPDKIYFKFGCLPIALEELNAMKKKRAFIVTDRVLFDLGYTHKITDILSENHIEYKIFSDVEPDPTLKAANLGADAMRDFNPDVIIAIGGGSPMDAAKIMWVMYEHPDVRFEDLAMRFMDIRKRVYEFPPMGEKAILVAIPTSAGTGSEVTPFAVITDQQTGVKYPLADYALTPNMAIIDAELMMSMPKGLTAASGIDALVHAIEAYVSVLASEYTNGLALEAIRLTFKYLPDAYNGGTTNIKAREKMAHASSVAGMAFANAFLGICHSMAHKLGAFHHVPHGIANALLIDEAIRFNATDAPRKQAAFPQYKYPNAGWRYARIADYLNLGGNTEEEKVELLIKAIDDLKAKVGIPKSIKEFGVSEEKFYASMDEMVEQAFDDQCTGANPRYPLMSEIKEMYIKSYD, from the coding sequence ATGAGAGTTACAAATCCAGAAGAATTGACAAAAAGAATGGAGCAAATAAGAGAAGCTCAAAGAGAATTTGCAAAGTTTTCCCAAGAAGATGTAGATGAAATATTTAGGCAGGCAGCCATGGCAGCGAATGATGCGAGAATTACTCTTGCTAAAATGGCAGTAGAAGAGAGCGGCATGGGAATAGTAGAGGATAAGGTAATAAAGAATCACTTTGCAGCTGAGTACATATATAACCAATACAAAGATACAAAGACTTGCGGAGTTATAGAGAGAGATGAAATGTTTGGAATAACTCATATTGCTGAACCTATAGGGGTAATAGCTGCAATTGTGCCAACAACAAACCCAACATCAACAGCAATATTTAAAACATTAATTGCATTAAAGACAAGGAACGGAATAATTATAAGTCCACATCCTAGGGCAAAGAATTCAACAATAGCAGCCGCAAAAATAGTTCTAGAAGCAGCAGAAAGAGCTGGTGCACCAAAAGGAATAATTGGATGGATAGATGAGCCATCAATAGAATTATCCAGAAACGTTATGGCAGAATCTGATATTATACTAGCTACAGGTGGTCCTGGAATGGTTAGAGCTGCGTATTCATCAGGAAAACCAGCTATTGGAGTTGGAGCAGGAAATACTCCAGCTATAATTGATGATACAGCTCATATAAAAATGGTTGTAAACTCGATTTTGCTTTCTAAGACTTTTGATAACGGGGTAGTTTGTGCATCAGAACAGAGCATAATAGCTATGGAATCAGTATATGATGAGGTTCTAAAGGAATTAGATGAAAGAGGAGCTTATATACTTAGAGGTGAAGAAATTGATAAGGTCAGAAGTATAATATTAGATTCAAAGGGATCTTTAAATTCAGAGATTGTTGGTCAGTCAGCTTACAAGATTGCAAAAATGGCTGGAGTAGAGATATCAGAAGCTGCTAAAGTATTAATAGGTGAAGTTGAATCACCTGAATTAGAAGAACCATTTTCACATGAAAAATTGTCACCAATATTAGGTATGTATAAAGCTAAAACTTTTGATGATGCGCTAAGATTAGCTTCCAGAATGATAGAATTAGGCGGATTTGGTCATACATCAATACTTTATACAAATCAAATGGAATCAGTAGACAGAATAGAGAAGTTCGGAGTAGCCATGAAGACCGCTAGAACTTTAATAAATATGCCTGCACCTCAGGGTGCAATCGGGGATATATATAACTTTAAGTTAGCACCATCATTGACTCTTGGCTGTGGATCTTGGGGGGGAAATTCAATATCGGAAAATGTAGGCCCTAAGCATTTAATTAATGTTAAAAGAATTGCTGAGAGGAGAGAAAATATTCTTTGGTTCAGAGTTCCAGACAAAATCTACTTTAAATTTGGATGTCTTCCAATTGCTTTAGAAGAATTAAACGCAATGAAGAAGAAAAGGGCATTCATAGTAACAGATAGAGTATTATTTGATTTGGGTTATACGCATAAGATTACAGATATTTTAAGTGAAAATCATATAGAATACAAGATATTTTCAGATGTAGAACCTGATCCAACATTAAAGGCTGCAAATTTAGGTGCAGATGCAATGAGAGACTTTAATCCAGATGTTATTATAGCTATAGGTGGAGGATCGCCTATGGATGCAGCTAAAATTATGTGGGTAATGTATGAGCATCCAGATGTTAGATTTGAAGACTTAGCAATGAGATTTATGGATATTAGAAAGAGAGTATATGAGTTCCCTCCAATGGGAGAAAAGGCAATTTTAGTTGCAATTCCAACATCAGCAGGAACTGGATCAGAAGTAACTCCATTTGCAGTTATAACAGATCAACAAACAGGAGTTAAGTATCCACTTGCAGATTATGCATTGACTCCTAATATGGCTATAATAGATGCAGAACTTATGATGAGCATGCCTAAAGGATTAACAGCAGCCTCTGGTATAGATGCTTTAGTTCATGCAATTGAGGCGTATGTTTCAGTGTTAGCATCTGAGTATACAAATGGATTAGCTTTAGAAGCAATAAGATTAACATTTAAATATTTACCAGATGCATATAATGGAGGAACTACAAATATTAAAGCTAGAGAAAAGATGGCCCATGCGTCTTCTGTAGCAGGGATGGCTTTTGCCAATGCATTTTTAGGAATATGCCACTCAATGGCTCATAAGTTAGGAGCATTCCACCATGTACCTCATGGAATTGCAAATGCATTATTAATAGATGAAGCGATTAGGTTTAATGCAACAGATGCGCCTAGAAAGCAAGCGGCTTTCCCACAATATAAATACCCAAATGCAGGATGGAGATATGCTAGAATAGCTGATTATTTAAATCTAGGAGGAAATACAGAAGAAGAAAAGGTTGAATTATTAATTAAAGCAATAGATGATTTAAAGGCCAAAGTTGGAATACCAAAGAGCATAAAGGAATTTGGAGTTTCAGAAGAAAAGTTCTATGCTTCAATGGATGAAATGGTTGAACAGGCGTTTGATGATCAATGCACAGGTGCAAATCCAAGATATCCTTTAATGAGTGAAATTAAAGAGATGTACATAAAATCATATGATTAA
- a CDS encoding LytR/AlgR family response regulator transcription factor, translated as MYSVILVEDDSTQRGILKTMINSIDESIKIYEADSESVALEIIKNSDINMFFIDIGLKESSGLDLAMDIRGIPKYEFREIVFLTTHVEYMLQAFKQTHCYDYILKPYSKDDVQSMLNKLIGKDINNLSNEIGDLSRELVIRIRTGVFIRVKIHDILFIEVKGRDCEVNTISQVYTYSNISLKKILGLIDCEHIVQSHKSFAVNKNYIFKVERLDSRLSTIYFSKHSKTALLGYKFKNNIISEFKQVGRYYVK; from the coding sequence TTGTATTCAGTTATTTTAGTCGAAGATGATTCCACGCAGAGAGGAATTTTAAAAACAATGATTAATTCCATAGATGAGTCTATAAAGATTTATGAAGCTGATAGTGAAAGCGTCGCTTTAGAAATAATTAAAAATAGTGATATTAACATGTTTTTCATAGATATTGGTTTAAAAGAATCTTCAGGATTAGATCTTGCAATGGATATTAGAGGAATTCCTAAATATGAATTTAGAGAGATTGTTTTTTTAACAACGCATGTGGAGTACATGTTGCAAGCATTTAAGCAGACTCATTGCTATGATTATATATTAAAACCTTATAGCAAAGATGATGTACAAAGTATGCTGAATAAGCTTATTGGTAAAGATATTAATAATTTAAGCAATGAAATTGGTGATTTAAGTAGGGAACTTGTTATAAGAATAAGAACAGGGGTATTCATAAGAGTAAAGATACATGATATCTTATTTATAGAAGTTAAGGGAAGAGACTGTGAAGTAAATACTATTAGCCAAGTTTATACATATTCAAACATAAGCTTAAAAAAAATATTAGGGTTAATTGATTGTGAACATATAGTTCAAAGTCATAAATCTTTTGCCGTAAATAAAAATTACATATTTAAAGTAGAAAGGTTAGACTCCAGATTAAGTACGATATACTTTAGTAAGCATTCTAAAACAGCATTGTTAGGGTATAAATTTAAGAATAATATAATATCAGAGTTTAAGCAAGTAGGTAGATATTATGTTAAGTAA
- a CDS encoding GHKL domain-containing protein, which translates to MLSNFIVNSLDAMNIIYLWVVLNKRNSSWHRFLFTVIICSSSVTTVEYFKLNFVISYILMTITIKIIYKRELKDIVLQFFLVLFTEMSFQLVISTIVYRIIYGEFIKGIILELITLVSIAIFSKLNSNNKINFEKINNDISMYLILTFSIDVIIFKIILIYDDTLISNNLPITALIVSILVSSQILIYNYIIRGMKENEKLKISREYNEVINEIVQEIKQRQHDFVNYKNTIRGIVEIVDEDKIGQAIRNYIKDEDIYDDKINELVYIDNVIIRSIVYRNMCKAKKNNINFQYEIENNVLDNILSYNEISNLLNNLLNNAFEEVMKDDCIKKNIEIKILKEGETHYLIVKNNLSNANNVNINDMLTRGYSTKNTGTRGYGLYNVEQIITSHKGCLEVKVESKEIILNIYFNNSSG; encoded by the coding sequence ATGTTAAGTAATTTTATTGTAAATAGTTTAGATGCTATGAATATAATTTATTTATGGGTGGTATTAAATAAAAGGAATAGTAGCTGGCATAGGTTTTTATTTACGGTAATTATTTGTTCAAGCTCAGTCACGACTGTAGAATACTTTAAATTGAACTTTGTTATTTCATATATATTAATGACTATAACAATTAAAATTATATATAAAAGAGAATTAAAAGATATTGTATTGCAGTTTTTTTTGGTATTATTTACAGAAATGAGTTTTCAATTGGTGATTTCTACAATTGTATATAGAATTATTTATGGTGAGTTTATTAAAGGAATTATCTTGGAGTTAATAACACTTGTGAGTATAGCTATTTTTTCAAAACTAAATTCTAACAATAAGATTAATTTTGAGAAAATAAATAATGATATTTCCATGTACCTGATTTTAACATTTAGTATAGATGTTATAATTTTTAAAATTATTTTGATTTATGATGATACACTAATCTCAAACAATTTACCAATTACAGCTTTGATAGTTAGTATATTAGTTAGTTCTCAAATACTAATATATAATTATATAATTAGGGGGATGAAAGAAAATGAAAAATTGAAAATATCAAGGGAATATAATGAAGTAATTAATGAAATTGTTCAAGAGATAAAGCAACGACAACACGATTTTGTTAATTATAAGAATACAATACGAGGAATCGTTGAAATTGTAGATGAGGATAAGATAGGACAGGCGATTAGGAATTATATTAAAGATGAAGATATATATGATGATAAGATAAATGAACTTGTATATATTGATAATGTAATTATTAGGTCTATAGTATATAGAAATATGTGTAAGGCTAAGAAGAATAATATCAATTTTCAATATGAAATTGAAAACAATGTTTTAGATAATATTTTAAGTTATAATGAAATATCAAATTTATTAAATAATTTGTTGAATAATGCTTTTGAGGAAGTAATGAAAGATGACTGCATCAAAAAGAATATTGAAATTAAGATCCTAAAAGAAGGGGAAACACATTATCTAATAGTTAAAAATAATCTTTCAAACGCGAATAATGTTAATATAAATGATATGCTTACCAGAGGTTATTCCACTAAAAATACAGGCACACGAGGTTATGGACTTTATAATGTAGAACAAATAATTACGTCACATAAAGGGTGCCTGGAAGTTAAAGTGGAATCAAAAGAAATTATTTTAAATATTTATTTTAATAATTCTTCAGGATAA
- a CDS encoding cyclic lactone autoinducer peptide codes for MQKSLNIFSALLIKFFNLVSNTSCAGYIGEPDYPEELLK; via the coding sequence ATGCAAAAATCACTAAACATTTTTTCAGCCTTACTAATTAAATTCTTTAATTTAGTATCAAACACAAGCTGTGCAGGCTACATAGGTGAACCAGATTATCCTGAAGAATTATTAAAATAA
- a CDS encoding accessory gene regulator B family protein — MINSVATFLTEYLGKNNNSLTEKDLLKIQYSLQVILGDLSKSVIILSIFLSLKQLPFFFLIFVILNSTRIFMGGIHCKTFNSCLICSIIYFLIILLFSILSPKLNIYFYIIFFIISFIITSVYAPCRNEKRPVKNKKILKILSLISLTFWCILFFKLRDTQVCNCIFLSLLLEVIQVIIINLKGGVYNAKITKHFFSLTN; from the coding sequence ATGATAAATTCAGTAGCAACGTTTTTAACAGAATACTTAGGTAAAAATAATAATTCTTTAACCGAAAAGGATCTTCTAAAAATTCAATATTCACTACAAGTAATTCTAGGGGATTTAAGTAAGTCAGTAATAATATTATCAATCTTCTTATCTCTAAAGCAATTACCTTTCTTTTTCTTGATTTTTGTTATTCTAAACTCAACAAGAATTTTTATGGGAGGTATTCATTGCAAAACATTTAATTCGTGCTTAATTTGCAGTATAATATATTTCTTAATAATATTATTATTCAGCATATTATCGCCTAAATTAAATATATATTTTTACATTATATTTTTTATAATATCATTCATTATAACTTCAGTTTATGCTCCTTGTCGTAATGAAAAAAGACCCGTAAAAAATAAAAAGATATTAAAAATACTTTCTTTAATATCTCTTACTTTCTGGTGCATATTATTTTTTAAACTTAGAGACACACAAGTATGTAATTGTATCTTTCTAAGTTTATTGTTAGAAGTTATTCAAGTGATAATAATTAATCTTAAAGGAGGTGTTTATAATGCAAAAATCACTAAACATTTTTTCAGCCTTACTAATTAA